CGGTTGTTCCTTCTCAGCAGCCAGGAGCTCCCCGTTCATCTCCTGCAGTGGGTGGTAGACGTAGGCCCCGTCCAGCTGCCGGCTCCTCGCTGCCCTTGACCCGAGGAATAAGGACACGTTTGCCACCGTGCTGATCAGCAGAACGAAAACCAGGGCCAAGGTGATGGCCAGCCAGGTGGTGCTGGGGGCAGGAGAGAAGCCCCGAATGGGGACACTGTTGGGCGATTCAGGCTGGGGGTGCGCTGGaggggctccctccctcccctcacttgGCTCCTCCTCCCAGAACAGGGGCACAGGGTCGGGGGCCTCCAGGGACCGCACGGGAACTGTCGAGGAACCAACGGGCCTGGTGGGGTGGAGGGCACACTCCACGCATGTTCGGGAGCAGCGGGGACAGTTGTTATGTGGGACTAAGGCCGGTGCGGCCACATCTCCTGATATTTCAAGAGCAGccgtggaaaaaaaaagatttttacgTGAACGTTACTGAGTTTCAGATGTTGCTAATAAGTGTACATTTCAATGGGTATAGGCCACATATAATACAGCTGGGGACCTAATCTGCCCCGGGAGGCAGCAGTTTGCATTCTGTACTTCCGGGGATGTTGACAACAGAGGCTGGGTTCTCTCCAGGGTCCTCAAAGCACACAGAGCAGGGAGGACCCGCATCCCTTCCTCCAAGTCAGGGAGCTGGCGGGGATGGGTGGGGTCCTTCAatgatcttttttcctttatgtgaGTCTTTGTCTGAAGCCCTCAATGCAAAAGCAGACTGCTCGGGCGGCACGGCCTGCAGCTGTGCCCCTCAGCACCCCATGGCTCCCCTTCCGTCACTGCAGGACCACATGGTTTCACACCCGAGGAGGCTGAGCTTGGGGTGCAGGGCTCCCGGGAACCACTGTCCCTGCTCCGCTGCATTTCCCAGCACACTTCCAGGATTTTCCTCCAGGCCCCACCCGACTCACAGGGTTAGGACCTCCAGGAGGGATCTGGGATCTGCGCTTGTGATGAGCTCCCAGGTGCTGCCTCCAGGACAAGGCCAAGGGGCTTTTCATTCACACCTACACCTGCTTCCCACTTTGAGGGGATGGGGCTGGCCCGGGCACCCAGGGGGCTATGGGATGTGAGAACCATGAGAAGAGAGGTTCTCCAAGTGGGGCTCCCAGACCGACAGCATTGGTTCTTGAACCCAGATCTCTTTTAATACACTCCCCTGGAGGTCAAGTTGAAGACCCCCTGCACTAGAAAATAAAGACCCAACACGAGCGGTGAACACCCCCAGGTGTCAGAGAAATGACGTGAACTGCTCAGGGCTTCATGCTTCTTGCACCGAAGCTGAGAAAAAAAGCCCACACCCTGCCCCCTAGATCCCACTGGGGTGGTGGCCAGTGTCCTTCTCAGCATCTCCCTGGACAGCACAGGTGGCTGCGAGCATCACATAGGACTCTCCCTGTCCTTATGTCAGAGAATTGTCATCTGGTGGCCAGCTGCCACTTCCTAGCCCTACCCACACCCTGAGCGGAGGCCACGCCTccaaggcagagggaggggggattcctcccgccccgccccagctccCAGCAAAGCACCTACCTGGTGAAAACGGAGAGTTCTCCTGTCTGCAGGGTGTCCTCGGGTGGCGGGAGACACTGCTTCACTGCAAGATGCCAGGGAGAGGCTGAAGGTTGGGAGAGGAGGGGTCTGCCCCCTGCTGTCCCCAGGAGCCTGGGAGGGGCTGTACCTCGGGAGAGGATGCTGTTCAAGGTGCGTGACCAGGCGAGACTGCAATTGCCGGTCTGGGGGTCGCAGGGACACTGGTGTTCACACTTGCAAGGGCTCTGGCAGCCTGGCCCGTACCAGCCGAGGGGACACTCTGCAGGGAGGAGCCAGAAAGACAGAGGTGGAGGCCTCGGTGGCAGGGCCTCTCTCTGCACTGCCGGGATGGGCCCAGGAGTGTGCTGAGCTGAGCTGATGCAGAAGCATCCCCTGGGCGGGGCTCCCTCCTGGCTGAGTCAGGGGCCCTTCCAGCTTACCCTGCACACAGATGTCTCCAGTGAAGCCAGGGGGACAGGCGCAGGTCCCCCGAACTGGGTCACAGGTGGCTCCATTATGACACTGGCACTTCTTGGCACAGTCCTCCCCGAAGGAGCCGCTGGTGCACACTGGGATGGGGGAAGCAGGGCCTTTGCAAAACCTGGTCCTGCCCCAcaaccccaccccaggctggggcTAACGGGATTGCAAACGCATCTCTCTCGCCCCAAGTGGCCCTGTAGGTTCACATGTTCTCCCAACAGAGAGTTCTGGAGAAGTTGGTATGCGGCAGGCCCCGAGGCTGTGATCTCATGGAGGGCAGGCAGCCAGCAAGCCAGAAAGCAGGTGTCAAAGGACAAGGGAGGACACACGCTGGAGGGACAGGACCGATTGTGGCAGCAGCAAAGCActgaggaggtggggtggggaggcctcTGAGGACCTGACATTGAGGCTTGGAGAGCAGGGCGTGGCTGGAGCCCCCGGGGCCTGGTAGGTCATGCTGAGGAGTTCAAATTTTTCACTCAGAGCCAAAGAAAGCCACTAAGGATTTAAGCTATGGAGGGTTATAAGTGCGTTGAGCTGTGTCCTCCCAAAGATAtgttctaatccccagaacctgtgaatgtgagcttatttggaaatagggtctttgcagatgcaattaagttaaggatcCTGAAATGAAAACATCCTGCACTTAAGGTGGACCCAAGTCCAGTGGCCTGGGGTCCTTGTAAGAGGACAGAGCAGGAGACTGGAGACAGACAGGGGAGAAGGCTGTGCCTGTGAagtcagaggcagagacgggggtGATGCAGCCACCAGCCCAGGAATGCATGgggcccccagaagctggaagaggcaggaaggaccctcccccagACCTTTCAGAGCCAGTGCAGCCCTACTGACCCCTTGATTATGgagttctggcctccagaactgtgagagaataaagtaATGTTTTAAACCTGAGTTGGTGGAATCTGTtgcagcagccccaggacactaATACAGTGATTTACATGTGAGGCAAAAGCATGAGACAAGAGGGAAGCAACTTGCAGACCAGGAGGCAGAGATAAAGGCAGCTGAGGCTCGCAGCTGCCAGGCTCACTCTCTCCCGTGTGCCCGGGGGGCCGGGCAGGAGGCTGGCCTGGTGGCTTTTACCTTCACTGCAGTTGGACCCTGTCCATCCAGCTTCGCAGCGGCAGCCGGCTGCCAAGACAAGACCGAGAAGGTCAGGTGAGggcccaggcagggctggggcagtgaGAGTGGGGAGCCCGGGCTGGAGTTGCCTCCCAAAGAGCCCCACTCACTCTCTGTGCAGAGCCCATGCTGGCTGCAGTTGGCGGGGCCACAGTCCAGCTCGCTGCAGGCGGCGCCCCGCCAGAAGCGCCCCGTGCACTGGCAGCGCCCCTCCACGCAAGTCCCGTGGCCATTGCAGTCAGACGGCTGGCAGCGGGGCTCGTGCACACACACCACGGTGGACACACGGCGAGGACAGCGCCACATGTTGTCCTGGCTGCAGAGGAAACAGGAGTGTGAAGAGAGGCTGAAGTGCTGGCCACCCCAGCAAACCCTCAAACCCCCCCACTGCAGCCCCTAAGGGCTGCCTTTCCCTGCCTCTCTTCATTGTCCCTTCTCCAGCCTTTTACAGGTTCTTCCCACCCCCAACAATCCcttccaccccagggcctttgcacatgctcttctgTGCCCAGAAGGCTCTCCCACGCCCACCTAGCCCCTCATCCTCCAGATCTCAGCTCATGCTTCACTATCCTCAGGTCTTTCCTGACCAATCACCCCCTTCCATCGGCCTGGGCAATGTTGGTACGCTACATATACTGCCTGTAAGCAGCGAGAAGCAGGGGTCTTGGCTCCTCCTGCTCTCTGCTGAATCCCCAGAgccaggcacagagtaggtactcaatatttgttgaatgagacAGTTGGGGACAAGCTTGGCCTTGGACCTCAACAAGGGGGCTCTGGTATGCTTACCAGTGATCAGACGGGTAACTGGCCAAGGTCCCGTTGAGCACGTAGGTGGCAGAGCCCCCTCCGTCCAGGTTGATGGCATTGACCACGTTCTGTTTCAGCAGGAACTCCGCCATCTCCCACAGGTTAATGCTGTGGCACAAGACCAGTGCTGCTGACCTTGCCACAGCCATTTCTGGGTTAATGCATCTTACTTTCCACAGTGGACAGTATCACACACCCGCTATGGCAGGCAAATTTCTAAGTGCCCCCCCAAAGGTGTCCTGTCCCAATCCTGGGAAGCTATGACTATAACAAGAGATCACTCTCCTGATCATGTTATGATACTTGGCACAGCTGTCTGCAAATGGGCACACTGTCCTCGATTATCTGGGTGGCCCCGATGGAATCACAGGAGACCTTAAAAGCAGAGAGCTTTCTATGGCTGAGGcagaagaggaagtgagagagattGGAAATACAAGGGGATTAGATGGATTTGACACACCTTTTGCAGTTTGAAGATATACAAGAGGAGCGTATATACATAAGGGGGAATGTGGGCGGCCTCATGAGTGGAGAGGCCCCCAGCCAGCAATGACACaaagacctcagtcctacaactccAAGGAACTgtattctgccaacaacctgaatgagctggGAAGAGGATTCTTCCCCAGAAGCTCCAGATAAGCACCCTGCCTGGCCAACAGCTGGATTTTGTCTGTGGGACATCCTAAACAGAGAACTCAGTTGGGCCCCCCCACCCACTGACTCCTGACCTACAGAGCTTTGATCTAACAAAGCAGTGCTGCCTGtgctaatttgttacacagcaacagcaGACTAGCACACttactttacagaggaggaaacagcagctcagagaggtcaaatgacTTGTCTATGGCCACACAGCCCGCAGATGGCCAAGCTAGGATTGGAACTGAGGTCTACTCCCAGCTAACTTTGTGATAATTTCCTTTCACCCCAATCAGAGCTCAGGAGAGATGAGGCCCTAAGTTGGCGAGACTGAGAGCAAGTGTGTGGAAGATGATGAGTTCTTGGAAGTGGGACAGATCTAGGGACCCTCTGCCTGTGGGAAGACAGGGAACAGATGGGTGTGGACATCCCCAGGGAACAGCTGGAGGTCAGAAGGGCAGCTGCTGGTGGGCTGAAGTTCCTCAGAGCAGGACTCAGCCCAGGCCTAGAGGCTCTGGCTCACAGCACTCACCCCCGCTGCTCCGTCTGCCCGTCCACGTGCAAGAGAACCAGCTGCCCCTCCCGGTCGTGGCCCACGGCTGTCCTGGCTGACATCACGTTCACAAATTTGCTGAAGGAACCTGAAGGAGAGGCAGCCTGGCTGATCACCTGGCCCTTCGGGAGGCCTACTAAGCTCTGCCTGCCGCTTCCTGCCAGTCACTCTCTACAGAGACATCACTTTCCACCTCCAGGTCTATGCATGCAACATCTCTCTTCCCGTGCCCCGCCCCAGTCAGTCTCCAGAGAGTAGCCAAAGGGCTGTTGTTCTTCAATGTAAATCAAGATCAAACTCCAGGTGAAAACGCTCCAACGGCCTCCACTGTCcttagaacaaaatccaaatgCCTTACCAAGGCCTGGCATGACCTCCGTAGCCTACTTCTTCTACCTCCTCTCCTGGGGGCCCACCCCTCTGAACACCCTGCAGCCACTTTCTACTTCTGGCTGGACTGCACTTCTCCCCAGCTCTTCCCATGGCTTGTGCCTTCTGATCTAAGTCACCTCCTCcatgaggccttccctgactgcaCAGTCTAAAACAGCCCATTTCCACATCAGGACCATGGAGAACCTTCCCTGTCCCAGTATTCCAtatcccagtggttctcaaaatcgAATTTCAATCAGAATCACACAGGGGGCTCCTTAGAACACACACTCTTGGGCCTCActcccagggattctgattctGTAGCACTGACGCACAGGGGTAGGGGCTGAAGTTCTGCATTTATAACAGCCTCCtcggtgatgctgatgctgctggtccacaaACATTTTAGGAACACTTCTCTATTCTCTTGTCCATAGCTCCTTTCctccaactttttctttcttagcaCTTACCACTTCTTTTCAGTATACTTAAtatctatttcctttcttatacaTTCCACAATGCAGGGATcttatctcctttaatccccaCTGATCCCCAATACCTAGAATAGTACTTGTTGAAAGActtcccctgccaccccaccGGTCCTGGTTTTCAAGATGCTTGTTGCCAACACCCCCACTCATCACCCACATCTCATCATActcattgcccctcccccacctgtcTCCTGTGTCTCATCGCACTCAGCTGCCTGACTCTCGTTAATGTAGATGCTTCCGTTTCGAATCAGCCACACGACCCCGCTCAGCAGCTGCACAAACGGATTCTCAGTGTCCAGCACCTCCTCTTCAGACAGGTACCTGGACACAGGGAAGGCATGAGATTCAGTCAACAGCAGTGGCAGCTGCAGGTAGTGCCCCCCCACACTACCCCCGCCCCACCGCCTGGCTACTTGATTCCTCCTCATGCCCAGGAACCTGCCTGGTCCTGGAAGCAATCTTTGCAAACAGTCTACACATCCCAATCTACACTTCATTTAACAGAAACAACCATCCCCAACAGATCACAAGTCCACCTATGGCCCTCAATCTCTCAGGCCGTCACCCCAGCCAAACTACCATCTAATGCCTGCAACAGCCTCTTAATTGGCCTCCTTGCTTCTACTATGGTCCAACCAGCCTAGCATCCAGCAGGGTCAGAGCAAGCTTTTAAATGACcaaagtcaaaataaataaatgaccaaaGTCGGTCCTGCCCTCTGATATTTTGCTCCTTCCTTCAGTCCCTCACACACACCAAGCCCCTCTGCACCTCTGAGCCTTAGTGCTTGCTGTTCCTTCTGACTGCAGTGCTCTTCCTCCAGTTCTGACTCTGGCTGACTTGTGATTAATTTTCATGTCTCAACTCAAAGGTCACGTCCTCCGACGTCTTTCCTGATCACCTTCCCAAACCTCAACACTCTATTTACAATCTGTTCAACCTGTTCATTGCTTCACTGCGCATACACAATTTGAATTAACTTAATTATAttcctgggttttatttttcctagtaaTGGAGTGGGTAGTGTCCTTTTTTGAAGGCAAAGACTGTGCTTGTTTACAGCTATATCCCCAGTACGCAGCACATTGACCGACACAAAGCAAGCGCTACACGATactggaaaatgaataaactctACAAGGAAGGCATTACTTTCCCCATCCTgaagatgagaaaacggaggctcagTTTGGTTAGGGGACTTGAACACGGCGGCACGGCTACACCTCAACTCTCAGGCCCTCTGCTCTAGAATCTAAGGCCTAGACAGTCACGGGACTCCCTGCCTCCTCACCCGGTGACCAGGGTCCCGTCGCGGCGGATCCCGAACTGCGCGTTCTGCAGCCCCCCGGCGCTGCTCACCCGCCGCCCGTCGCTCACAACGTTCCCCAGGCACTCGCCCGTGTCCATGCGGAAGAAGCCGCCATTCTGGGCGACGCTGCAGCCGGCCGGCCGCGCCGTCTCCTCCACGGTGGCGCGGCGCCTTGAAGCGCAGCCGCCGGGCCCGCCGGGCTCCAGCACCGAGAAGGTGCGCAGGGGCTCGGCGGCCCGCGTCAGGTGGCCGGCCACCGCGCGGTCTGCGAAGTGCGAAACGAAGATGCGTACGGCGGGGCCGCGGGCGCCGGGGTTTGAGGGGGACGGCGGCCACCTCTCGTGCTCGCGGCTGCCGGCGCGCACCCTTGTGCAGTCCCGGGCAGAGCGCGCCCGCGCGCGGGAGTAAGGCAGCAGCAAGTCATCGTCGCGGGAGGCCCTGCTGGGATGGGGCAGACCTGAGCTCGGAGTGCTGTGCCCAGGTCTGGGCGACCCCCCGACGAGGCTTGCCCCCGGCAGCTGTACTTACCCCGAGCCGAGGTCGCCGGACGCCTCACCGAGGAAGCCGCGCAGtgaaatgaagaagagaaggCAGCGACCCATGGAGGCCGCCATGTTGGACTCTGGCCTCCGGTCACGTGGGCCAACCCCACATGACTCAGGACTTCTGGTGGCAGCTTTTATGTCTGAATTGCTTATACTCTTTTGGATATCCTGAGATCTTTCCTGTAATTTACGGTGTTATTTTAGAAGGGGCGGGCGCTGGGGTGGCGGGAAGTTTTCACGCTGATGTAATTTGAAGTCtatggaaagttaaaaaaagtagTATAAAGAATTCTCGTATACTTTTTACTTATCTTTACCAATTGTTAACGTTTGCGCTTTATTCATAGACATTTTTTTTGAACCATTTGCAACCAAGCTATGGACATCGTGAGCCTTCACCTAAACACTTTTTGTATCCTCTACagaacattttcttacataagCACAGGTCAAGTAAAATTAGGACATTTCACATTGATAGAGTTCTATTGACTAATGCACAGGTCACGTTCAAATGTTGACAGTCGTCCACATAGCGTCCTTTGTAGCTCTCCCAAGGCAGTGTCCAGGGTTAGGTGGCCTTTTGGTGCTACTGTAATGCGTGGGTCACCCAGGCGCCGGCACAAGTCTAGTTGTCCTTCAGTGCCAAGAGTACTCAGAGCCAGGCCAACCCCTTTCTTTCCACAGTGAGCACGTTAGTGCTTGAACTCAGGTCCTTCTTTGAGCCACTGCTGATAACgaacaggaccctgtggggctcctgggcatgacaacctttctgtgtcccccatttcttgattacaggaaataggcttcattcagcctccgtgaccttccctga
This region of Physeter macrocephalus isolate SW-GA chromosome 14, ASM283717v5, whole genome shotgun sequence genomic DNA includes:
- the NAGPA gene encoding N-acetylglucosamine-1-phosphodiester alpha-N-acetylglucosaminidase isoform X3, with amino-acid sequence MAASMGRCLLFFISLRGFLGEASGDLGSGRASRDDDLLLPYSRARARSARDCTRVRAGSREHERWPPSPSNPGARGPAVRIFVSHFADRAVAGHLTRAAEPLRTFSVLEPGGPGGCASRRRATVEETARPAGCSVAQNGGFFRMDTGECLGNVVSDGRRVSSAGGLQNAQFGIRRDGTLVTGYLSEEEVLDTENPFVQLLSGVVWLIRNGSIYINESQAAECDETQETGSFSKFVNVMSARTAVGHDREGQLVLLHVDGQTEQRGINLWEMAEFLLKQNVVNAINLDGGGSATYVLNGTLASYPSDHCQDNMWRCPRRVSTVVCVHEPRCQPSDCNGHGTCVEGRCQCTGRFWRGAACSELDCGPANCSQHGLCTETGCRCEAGWTGSNCSEVCTSGSFGEDCAKKCQCHNGATCDPVRGTCACPPGFTGDICVQECPLGWYGPGCQSPCKCEHQCPCDPQTGNCSLAWSRTLNSILSRVKQCLPPPEDTLQTGELSVFTRAARSRQLDGAYVYHPLQEMNGELLAAEKEQPADTCNPFKD
- the NAGPA gene encoding N-acetylglucosamine-1-phosphodiester alpha-N-acetylglucosaminidase isoform X4, encoding MAASMGRCLLFFISLRGFLGEASGDLGSGRASRDDDLLLPYSRARARSARDCTRVRAGSREHERWPPSPSNPGARGPAVRIFVSHFADRAVAGHLTRAAEPLRTFSVLEPGGPGGCASRRRATVEETARPAGCSVAQNGGFFRMDTGECLGNVVSDGRRVSSAGGLQNAQFGIRRDGTLVTGYLSEEEVLDTENPFVQLLSGVVWLIRNGSIYINESQAAECDETQETGSFSKFVNVMSARTAVGHDREGQLVLLHVDGQTEQRGINLWEMAEFLLKQNVVNAINLDGGGSATYVLNGTLASYPSDHCQDNMWRCPRRVSTVVCVHEPRCQPSDCNGHGTCVEGRCQCTGRFWRGAACSELDCGPANCSQHGLCTETGCRCEAGWTGSNCSEECPLGWYGPGCQSPCKCEHQCPCDPQTGNCSLAWSRTLNSILSRVKQCLPPPEDTLQTGELSVFTSTTWLAITLALVFVLLISTVANVSLFLGSRAARSRQLDGAYVYHPLQEMNGELLAAEKEQPADTCNPFKD
- the NAGPA gene encoding N-acetylglucosamine-1-phosphodiester alpha-N-acetylglucosaminidase isoform X2 is translated as MAASMGRCLLFFISLRGFLGEASGDLGSGASRDDDLLLPYSRARARSARDCTRVRAGSREHERWPPSPSNPGARGPAVRIFVSHFADRAVAGHLTRAAEPLRTFSVLEPGGPGGCASRRRATVEETARPAGCSVAQNGGFFRMDTGECLGNVVSDGRRVSSAGGLQNAQFGIRRDGTLVTGYLSEEEVLDTENPFVQLLSGVVWLIRNGSIYINESQAAECDETQETGSFSKFVNVMSARTAVGHDREGQLVLLHVDGQTEQRGINLWEMAEFLLKQNVVNAINLDGGGSATYVLNGTLASYPSDHCQDNMWRCPRRVSTVVCVHEPRCQPSDCNGHGTCVEGRCQCTGRFWRGAACSELDCGPANCSQHGLCTETGCRCEAGWTGSNCSEVCTSGSFGEDCAKKCQCHNGATCDPVRGTCACPPGFTGDICVQECPLGWYGPGCQSPCKCEHQCPCDPQTGNCSLAWSRTLNSILSRVKQCLPPPEDTLQTGELSVFTSTTWLAITLALVFVLLISTVANVSLFLGSRAARSRQLDGAYVYHPLQEMNGELLAAEKEQPADTCNPFKD
- the NAGPA gene encoding N-acetylglucosamine-1-phosphodiester alpha-N-acetylglucosaminidase isoform X5: MAASMGRCLLFFISLRGFLGEASGDLGSGASRDDDLLLPYSRARARSARDCTRVRAGSREHERWPPSPSNPGARGPAVRIFVSHFADRAVAGHLTRAAEPLRTFSVLEPGGPGGCASRRRATVEETARPAGCSVAQNGGFFRMDTGECLGNVVSDGRRVSSAGGLQNAQFGIRRDGTLVTGYLSEEEVLDTENPFVQLLSGVVWLIRNGSIYINESQAAECDETQETGSFSKFVNVMSARTAVGHDREGQLVLLHVDGQTEQRGINLWEMAEFLLKQNVVNAINLDGGGSATYVLNGTLASYPSDHCQDNMWRCPRRVSTVVCVHEPRCQPSDCNGHGTCVEGRCQCTGRFWRGAACSELDCGPANCSQHGLCTETGCRCEAGWTGSNCSEECPLGWYGPGCQSPCKCEHQCPCDPQTGNCSLAWSRTLNSILSRVKQCLPPPEDTLQTGELSVFTSTTWLAITLALVFVLLISTVANVSLFLGSRAARSRQLDGAYVYHPLQEMNGELLAAEKEQPADTCNPFKD
- the NAGPA gene encoding N-acetylglucosamine-1-phosphodiester alpha-N-acetylglucosaminidase isoform X1, whose product is MAASMGRCLLFFISLRGFLGEASGDLGSGRASRDDDLLLPYSRARARSARDCTRVRAGSREHERWPPSPSNPGARGPAVRIFVSHFADRAVAGHLTRAAEPLRTFSVLEPGGPGGCASRRRATVEETARPAGCSVAQNGGFFRMDTGECLGNVVSDGRRVSSAGGLQNAQFGIRRDGTLVTGYLSEEEVLDTENPFVQLLSGVVWLIRNGSIYINESQAAECDETQETGSFSKFVNVMSARTAVGHDREGQLVLLHVDGQTEQRGINLWEMAEFLLKQNVVNAINLDGGGSATYVLNGTLASYPSDHCQDNMWRCPRRVSTVVCVHEPRCQPSDCNGHGTCVEGRCQCTGRFWRGAACSELDCGPANCSQHGLCTETGCRCEAGWTGSNCSEVCTSGSFGEDCAKKCQCHNGATCDPVRGTCACPPGFTGDICVQECPLGWYGPGCQSPCKCEHQCPCDPQTGNCSLAWSRTLNSILSRVKQCLPPPEDTLQTGELSVFTSTTWLAITLALVFVLLISTVANVSLFLGSRAARSRQLDGAYVYHPLQEMNGELLAAEKEQPADTCNPFKD
- the NAGPA gene encoding N-acetylglucosamine-1-phosphodiester alpha-N-acetylglucosaminidase isoform X6; this translates as MAASMGRCLLFFISLRGFLGEASGDLGSGRASRDDDLLLPYSRARARSARDCTRVRAGSREHERWPPSPSNPGARGPAVRIFVSHFADRAVAGHLTRAAEPLRTFSVLEPGGPGGCASRRRATVEETARPAGCSVAQNGGFFRMDTGECLGNVVSDGRRVSSAGGLQNAQFGIRRDGTLVTGYLSEEEVLDTENPFVQLLSGVVWLIRNGSIYINESQAAECDETQETGSFSKFVNVMSARTAVGHDREGQLVLLHVDGQTEQRGINLWEMAEFLLKQNVVNAINLDGGGSATYVLNGTLASYPSDHCQDNMWRCPRRVSTVVCVHEPRCQPSDCNGHGTCVEGRCQCTGRFWRGAACSELDCGPANCSQHGLCTETGCRCEAGWTGSNCSEVCTSGSFGEDCAKKCQCHNGATCDPVRGTCACPPGFTGDICVQECPLGWYGPGCQSPCKCEHQCPCDPQTGNCSLAWSRTLNSILSRVKQCLPPPEDTLQTGELSVFTRRCGRTGLSPT